The Roseibium sp. Sym1 nucleotide sequence CCGACAACGAGGTCGACGAGGCCCGGCTGCACATAGTCGAGTTCCGCGGTTTCGAGCGGTTTATCCGCGGACGGCTGATGTGGGAAGTGCCGGTGATCGTGCAGCGGCTCTGCGGCATCTGTCCGGTCAGCCATCACCTTGCGGCGGCAAAGGCCATGGACATGATCGCCGGTGTCGACCAACTCACACCGACGGCGGAAAAGATGCGCCGGCTGATGCATTACGGCCAGGTGATGCAGTCCCACGTGCTGCACTTCTTCCACCTGGCCGCGCCGGATCTCCTGTTCGGCTTCGGCGCGCCGGCGGAGAAACGCAACATCTTCGAGGTGATCAAGGAGCAGCCCGAGCTGGGCAAACGCGCCGTCCTGATGCGCAAATACGGCCAGGAGATCATCGAGGCGACGGCCGGCAAGAAGATCCACGGCACCGGCGCCATTCCGGGCGGCATCAACCGCAACCTGTCCACCGAGCGCCGCGATCATTTCCTCGCCTCCATCGACGAAATGATCGCGTGGGCGCAGGATGCGGTGAAGCTTGCCCGCGATTACACGCTCGAGCACGAGGACCTGGTCTCCGAGTTCGGCTCGTTTCCGTCCAACTACATGTCGCTGGTGCGCGAGAGCGACGGGGCTCTCGATCTCTATCACGGCACTCTGAGGGCGCTCAGCTCGACCGGCGACACGATCTTCGACCAGGTGCCCTACACCAGGTATCACGAGCTGATCGTCGAGGACGTGCGCTCCTGGTCCTACATGAAGTTCCCCTTCATCAAGACACTCGGTCCCGACGCCGGCTGGTATCGGGTCGGGCCGCTGGCACGCATGAACACGGCCAGCTTCATCGACACGCCGCTGGCCAATGCGGCGCTTGCGGACCTGAAGGCGGTCACCTGTGGCACGCCGAACAACTCGACCCTTGCCAATCACTGGGCGCGCATGATCGAGGTGCTGCATTGTGTCGAGAAGATCCGCGAGCTCCTGAACGATCCGGACCTGCAGGGATCCGACCTGGTTGTCACCGGAGACCGGCGCGAGGAAGGTATCGGCGTCATCGAGGCGCCGCGGGGCAACCTCATTCATCACTACAAGGTCGACGAGCACGACCAGGTCACCTATTGCAACCTGATCGTCTCCACGACCCACAACAACGAGGGCATGAACCGGGCGGTGAAAGACGTGGCGGTCAAGCATCTCTCCGGCAGGGAGAAGATCACCGAGGGCATGCTCAACCATGTCGAGGTCGCCATCCGAGCCTATGACCCGTGCCTCTCCTGCGCCACCCACGCGCTCGGCCAGATGCCGCTGCAGGTGGAACTTTTCGGTGCCGACGGCACGCTGGTCGACAGCCAGACACAGTGCGTGTGAGGGTGTTGGAATGCTGCTGATCGGCTACGGCAATCCGGGGCGCGGGGACGACGGGCTGGGGCCGGCCTTTTCCGAAGGCATGGCCGCGCGCGCTTTGCCGGGTCTTGAGGTCGATACCGACTACCAGCTGGTTGCCGAACATGCGCTGGCGGTTTCAGGCCATGACCTCGTGATCTTCGCGGATGCGGAGATGGGCGGCGAGGAAGCCTTTTCCTTCCGGGAAATCGCGCCGGGCGCTCCGGACGTGCTCGGAAGTCACAGCCTGGTTCCCGAAACGGTGCTGGCGCTCGCCGAAACGCTCTATGGTGCATGTCCGAAAGCCTTTGTGCTCGGCATTTCCGGGTATGAGTATGGTGAGGTGAAAGAGGGGCTGTCGGAGAAAGCCGGTGCAAACCTGGCAGCGGCGGAAGCCTTTTTTCTGGACTGGTTAGCCGGCGAAATATCTTCGCGCCACGCCGCCCACGCATGAGATGCCGGCTTGCGAGCGCATCCCCGTCCTGTTGAAGGATCGGGCTGAAAAGGATCATTCAAGCTGATGTCTGGGCTTGCCTACCCGCCCTTGACCTTCAGCTTGCCGCTGTCCCTGCCGTTTTCGGTGTCGTTGGTCCAGGTGAGGCGCAGGTCGAGGCGGGACTGGTCGTCCTCCTGGGTGGCGGTGACACGCAGGGTGATCAGGCCCCTGGGCTCCAGGGTGATCTCGCCGGTGTCGTCGCCGAACTCGAGCTCACCCTTGGCAATGCCCCGCTTGACCGCGTCGAGCAGTTTCTGGATCGACTTCCTGTCCTGGAGAGACTGGTGCCGGAACCGGCCCTTGCGTTCCATCATCGCGACACTCCGTGCTGCTTCAGGATCTCAACCGGGTCGAACAGTTTGGCATGCGGATAGTCCCGGCTGAGGCCGAGAATATTGCCGCTGGGCGAGATGATCGTTGCCCCGGTGCCGATGCCGTCCAGACCTTCGGAGCTTCTGGAGTGGCGGTCAAGGGTGATGTCGGCCTCCAGGTGCAGGAGGCCCTGTCTGGAGGTCAGTTCCTGACCGCAGTGGCGGTTGATGTGACCCTGGACCAGGAGCTTGATGCCCGCCAGATGAAGCTCCTCGACACCGGCCTCGGTCAGCGGGTGATCGACATCCCGGTACTTGGTCCGCATCAGGTTGGCGATCGTGCCGGAATAGAAGACAAAGGGATCCTTGCGGCTTTCCTTCCGGAAGCGCCGGTTGACGTGATCGACGCCCTTTTTCGAGATCTGGGCGGACATCTGGTCGTCGATGCCGGCATGGACGAACAGCAGCGATCCGCTCTGGTGCACGGCCTTCATCTGCCGAAACAGCCACGCGTAACGGCCATCAGGCTCGATGAACAGCTCCCGGCATTTCAGCGCCGCGGCAAAAAGCTCCCGGATCGACAGGCCGACTTCGGCGGCGTGGTCCGCGAACTTGTCGGTCTTTTTCTTCAGGCGTTGCATCTCCTTGCGGATCGCGGCGTCGTTCATGTAGGCCGCGGCCGCCTTCGGGAACTGCTTCGTCCATTTCCTGCCGGGCACCATCAGGCGCAGGCAGTCCATTTCGTCCGGAAGGTGGTCCAAGGCCGAGGATGCATCGACATGGCGGTCGAAGATCTCCTTCAGCAGCGGCATCACCTTCTTGCCCATGCGCACGAACATGTGTGCGTTGAGCGAGCTGCGCTTCACGGTGAGCGCTTCCAGACCGAGAAAAAGCCGGAGGTCGTGATTGCCGGCGAGCAGCACCACGTCCGTGGATTTCATCAGGACGGCCAGGGCGTCGAGCAGGTCAAGATTGCTCGGGCCCTTGTCGAGGCAGTCGCCGCCGATGATGATCTGGCAGCTCCGCCCGAAGGGCGTGAGCTCGAACTCCGTCAGGCCCGTGCCCGTGCGGATGATCGCCCGCGCCGCCACGAGGGAGCGCAACAGGCTCTCGGCATCGGCATGCAGATCGGAAATGAAGATCACCGGCCTTGCCGGCCAGTCCCAGGGACCGAGCTCATTGGCTTTGGCAAGGCTGGTGACGAGGTCCGGCGCGTTGTTGCAGGCAATAGGCAGGTCGTGTCCCTTTTCGATCGGCCAGGGCACACAGCTCTCGGGCAGGTCCAGGTCCCGGCTGTTGGTGCAGGCAATCGGCGGCAGCAGGGGGCTCAGGGGCGTGTCCGTCATCATTGGGCTTGGCGTTCCAATCAGTCCAGTGCGGTTTCCAGAACCTGACGCTGTTTCCAGGCGCCGGCGACATGCGACCAGCCCGCGTCCGGGCTGAAACTCACGACAACGGGTCTTGCGTGGTGCATGCTGACCTTGCGGATGTCGTCGAAAGCGAGCACGCCGAGATGGTGCGCGGCATGGCGGAAGGCCGCTCCATGGCCGACAAAGACCTGCGCGGTCACCCCGGGGTGGGCTGCCAGCGCGTCGAGCCGAGTCTCCAGGAAGGCGGCCACGCGCGCGCCGGCCTCCAGCAGGCTTTCGGCTCCCTGGGCGGGAAGCCTGTAATGGCTGTTCGATTTCCAGTCTTCGGGGGGCGGCGTGTAGCGCGGATCCTCGGCAAGCACCTGTTCGATCTCGGGGATGGTCAGGTTGGCAAAGGCGCCGACACTGCGCTCGGCAAGCGCCTCGTGCTCGGTCACGGTGACGTCCGCTCCCGTAGCTTCGGACAGGGATTGGCCGAGAAGCGTGGCCGTCTGCCAGGCGCGCTGCTGGCGCGAACACAGCACCTCCGGCACGAGGCGCCAGCCATGGTCTGCGGCAAGGGCCGCAATTTCGTGGCCCGCGTCGGCGGCCTGCCGCCTGCCGGCATCGGTCAGCTGAAACGGCTGCAGCGCGCTCGGCGTGCCGGGTTTCTGGTGATAGGCGCCGTGCCGCACGAGGATTGCAAAACGGTTGGTCATGGTTTCTGCCCCAGGAGATCGGCCCCTGCGTGGAACAGGGCGTCGAAATCAATGTTGCCCGTGACTTCCCAGACCTGCACGTCCCTTAATGCGTTCAGATAGGCCGGCGTATCCATTTCCGAGTGGTCCGTCCAGAACATACCATTGGTGCCCTGAAAGAACGGGCCCGGACTTTTCATGATCGCGGTGAGGAGGTCGGGCCGGTTCTCCAGGTTGACCTGGCGGACATTTGTCGGTTCCACGCTGTCCCGAGACCAGTTCAGCACCCAGAAATCGGTCAGCCCTGCGTCATGGGAAATCCGGCCCGGGCCGTAGATGTCGTCGATGAAGAGGTCGTATTTTTCTTCCAGGTGCCAGAGTTCGTCCGGTTCGAGATTGCGCAGCTCTTCCTCGCGTTCCTCGTCGATGAGGCCGGCAAGGCGGGCATTGGTGACGATGGTGCCCGGATTGATGCGCGGCAGCTTTGGGATGCCGAGCGCGTCGGTGCGGTTGCCGGCATTGCGCACCAGCAGACGGTCATTGGTGACATAGTGCGTTCCGGCGATTTCCATCAGGCGCAGCATGGTCGTCGACTTGCCGCCGCCGGAGAGGCCGGAAATGGCCAGTCCCTTGTCAGCCATGCGAACCGCGGCCGCGTGGCAGGCGACCCATCCCTGCCGCTGGAAATGGTTGAGGATCTGGGTATTGACGAAGTTGATCACCTGGTTGGGATAATCCTTCGTCGGACCGAAGGCGATCGCCCAGCCGGGCGCCTGCAGGAATTGCACGCCGGTGCGCACCTTCAGCACCATGCGCCCGTTGTCCAGGTCGCAGACGGCATCCTTGCGCCCGGTCTTGCCCGGTTCCCGGGCCCAGTCGGTGTAGGCCACCGTGAAGGGCAGGTCGGCTTCGCCCAGGACATGGACGGTCAGGTCCGGTTCCGAGGGTGCGGAAATGACGTGCTGGAAGTAGCGCAGGAGTTCGGCCAGCAGCGTGTCCGACATGCAGCGGACTTCAATGACCAGCCCGCCGACAGTGAGACACACCGGGTCTGAGGCCTGGGTCTCGCGTACCGGCGCGAGCGCATCGACAACGTCCTGAACGCTGATGCCGGTCATGCGCGCACCCTTTCAATCACGTGGTTTGCGTAAAGCGTTGCCGCGTCGATGGAGGCGCCCTCGAGCGCGCCCCTGAAGCCGCCAAAGGCGGAGACTTCGAAGATGACCGGGCCGGCATCCGTCAGTCCGACGTCAACCGTGGTGAAATCGAGCTCGAAGGGCGCCTGGGCGCGCCGGGCCAGCTCGACCAGATCCGCATCCGGTTCGAAGGGCTCGTATTTGCCGCCATGGAGAATGGTCGTGTTCCAGCTGTCGGTCTGGGCGACGCGGGCATAGGTGCCAAGGTATTTGCCGCCGAGGAACACCATGCCGAGATCGCGGCCCGAAAGATTGACCTTCTGCTGCAGGTACATCACCGGGTTGTCGGCCTTGAAGGCCTCGATCTTCCGCCGGAGCGCCGCTTCGTCTTCGCCGCCATCCATCAGCGACATGCCGCGGGCCTTGGTGGAGAACAGCGGCTTGAACACCGCGCCACCGAAGCGCCGCACGGCGGCAAGAGCCAGGTCGACGCTTTCCGTGACGCAGGTCGCCGGCATCGGCATGCCGGCATTGGCGAGCGTCACGGTGCAGCTCAGGCGGTTGACAAGGCCGAGGATGGACTGCGTGGACGAAAAGACCCTCACGCCCGCGGCTTCGGCGACGCGCAGCATCTCAAGCCGGTCAAGTGTCGCCGGACTGTACTGTTGGCTGATCTTCTTGATCACCAGGCCATCGAGCTTGCAGAGGTCGGTGGCCCCTGACATCAGCGCGCGGTTTTCCAGATCGAGCGCAACATCGGCCATGTCGACCACGCAGCGGTAGCCGGTTTCCTTTTCCAGTGCATCGGCGAGAACCTCGGTCGACCACTTTCCCGGAATGCCGATGACGCCGATTTTCAGGTCAGTCAACGAAGAGCTCCTTCATCTGAAGCCGGAAGCGGGCTTCATCGCCGGGCGGGCAGGCAAGCGCCTGTTCGATCAGGTAGCGGGCGCGCAGCCACATCCGCCTTGCATGGGACTTGTCGAAAATGAACCGGGTGGAACTGGCGAAGGACCGGGCAAGTCCGAGCGCCAGCCGGTATTCGAACGTCGCGTCGCCCTGCTTGCGGGCAAACCCCCTGGCGGATTTGTAGAAGTCCTGGGAGACCTGCATGATCCGCCGGCGCGTCTCGCGGTCGAGCACCTGCAGCCGGTAGTTGGAGACCATGAACACCGAGACATCCTGAACATAGTCCATGTAGCGCGACCGGTGCAGGTCGATGAAATGGACCCGGTCCTCGCCGGGGTCGTAAAGGATGTTGTCGACATTGAAGTCGCCGTGGATATGGACCGAGAACGGTGCGGGGACCCTGGTCTCCCGTTCGGCGGCCTGGTCGATCAGCTTGTCGAATGACGGCAGGACCTCGCCGGAGAAGCTGACCTTGCGGTCCTTGAATTCCGGATGGACCCGGCGCACGTCCCCGAGCCTCCTGGCAAGCTGTTGCATGCTGGCCAGTTCCGCCGGTTCGCCGGTCCTGGTCTGTTTCCAGATGTCCCGGAGTGTCCGGTTGAGTCGCTTGAGTGCGCAGGTGCAAAGGGTCTCGTTTCCGCTCAGGACGATATGTTCGAACGTCTGGCCGGGCAGATGTTCGATCAGAAGGGCTGCGGACCGGTCGCCTTTCTCGTAGGACAGGATCTTCGGGGCAAGGCCCGGATAGATCGAGTGCCAGCTTTTCACCCCCTGGCGCTCTTCCTTCACCTTGCTTTTCTCACCGTCCTTGAAGACCGCCGCGACCTCTTCGGTCTTGCGGTCCTTGATGGCCGAGATGGAACTGCCGGAGCGGGTCTCGGCAATGGTCTCGACGGTCAGGTCGCCGCCCGGTCCGTCCAGGTCCGACATCAGGCTCTGAAGCGCGAAATAGCGTTCGAAATTGACCGCCTGGCCGATATTGGCGGAGATCAGGGCCTCGCTGATCGAGCGCAGCGAGTCGCCCATGCGCTGGATCTCGCTGGCGACCAGCAGGCTGTTGGCGATGTCGGCCGGCCGGATTTTCGTGTTGCGCATCTCCCGGGTGTAGGTCTTGAACAGCTTGCGGTAGTCGGCCTCGATCCTGTCCTGAAGCTGGCCGATCCCGATCGCCAACTCACTGTCGCCGCTGACAAGTGCCTGCTCGATGCGGGCAACTCCGCCGCGGACCCGTTTGACGATGGCCGGGTAACGCTGCGGCTCCAGCGCTTCGAACTCTTCGATCTGCTCGACATGGTGCAGGGACTGGCGTGCCAGGTTGGACAGGCGCTGCAGGTCGGAGGCGATCAGTTCCAGGCTGCGCAGGGTGATGTGTTTGCGGTTGGTCGTCTTCGCGCCGCTCATCTGGCGCACGCAGGCGGCGAGGATGCGCGTCTTCAGGTTATGGGCATATCCGGCCCGGTCCATGATCCGGCGCGCGGTCGCAGCCGTCGGCTCCTTGAAGAAGGCCTCAAGCTGGATCAGCTGACCGTCAATCTCCGCGCACAGGAAATGGAGATTTTCACGGATAATCTTCGGTATGTTAGTCATCGTGAGGCCCGAGATAGACTTTGGGCACCCGCGTACAGCCAACTGGAAACAGTTTTGTGACATAAAGCGGACGTAGCAGCGCCGCGTCCTCGGCGGTGATCCACCTGGTGGCAACCTGATGCGGATCCGGATGGTCTCCAAGCATTGGTTGATAGCTCTGCGGGACGGTGCATTCGAAGATCAGATCGAGCTGGTGCTGGCGCTCCATGCCGTCCGATTTCGCTCGGTAGAGATCAGCTACATGCCGCAAGTCGCCAACTGTCACCTCCGCGCCGATTTCCTCCAGGCACTCGCGTTGCAGGGTCGCTTCCAGGTCTTCGCCTGGCTCCTGCTTTCCGCCCGGCAAGGTGTAGTAAACCCCTTTCACCGGATGGTTTTTTTCCTGCACCAGCAAGTGCTCGCCGCGCAGGATGAAGGCGCGCGGTGTCGCGCGGATGAGCGGGCGAAACGGTGGAGAGGAAAGGTCGCTGGAGATCGTGCTGCGTCCTTTGTCTGTCGCGGCATCGGGCCGCGGGGGGGGCGGTCTCGGTGCCATACCATGACGCCGCATCTGTGCCGACACCCTGCCAAGATCGGTCGGAGTATAGGTGAGTCGCGCGCACCCGGCTAACCGATAAAAGCCTGTGAATTAAGGGTGGGTTGAGCACGGAAAGTGAGATGCCTCCCATGGTTTGACAGCAAGTCCGTCACCTCAGGAATCAGCAGGCCACATCCATCATCGTCATCCTGAGGAGGGCCGGCAGGCCCGTCTCGAAGGATCGGTAATTTGCCTGGGAGTGTGCTGCGGATCCTTCGAGACAGCGCTGCGCGCTTCCTCAGGATGAGGCTGAATTTTGGTGGCGACGTCAGTTGAAGCCTCGCCCCAATCACCATGGTCATCCCGGCCTTGAGCCGGGACCTAATCCACATGTCGGCGCGTACAGGACCCTGAAAAGAGCAACGCGGCGCCCATACCCATACCTGCTTCAACCCGACAGCTCTGGAAACGAGTGGGTCCCGGCTCAAGGCCGGGATGACCTCGGTGGGAGTGGTGAGATCTTGTGCCCGTTCAAGGCCGGGGTGATCACTGAGAGTGGGGTGAGGGCGTGTTTTCAGGCCGATCAGAATGACCGATGGTGGACCCGGCAAAAACTCAGATATCCGGCCCCATGGCCCGCCCTTCCGTCGAGGGGTCGATTTCGTTGCGCAGTTTTTCCAGGGCGCGCATGCGTTCCTGGGCACGGCCCTGGTTCTCCCGGGTGACGCCGGCGATCAGCACTTCGGCAATGGCCATCAGGGCCAGCGAGGAGTCCCAGGGGGAGGGCACGGCGACGCGGGCCGGCAGCACATAGCTGGCGATCCGGCCGACCGGGGACATCCAGCTGTCGGTGATCAGCGCCACCGTGGCGCCCTGCTGGGCCGCCGCCTCGGCAAACTGGATGATCTCTGCCTGGTAGCGGCGGATGTCGAAGATGACGACCACGTCCTTCGAACCGATACCGATCAGCTGGTCGAGCCAGTTTCCCTGCTGTCCGGCGACGTGATTGACATTGGGGCGCACGATCCTGAGATGCGCGGCCATGTAGCGGGCGAGCCCGTCGGTGAAGCGCCCGCCGATGAGATGCACGGTCTTGCGCTCGTCGGCGAGCAGCTTTGTGAGCCCGGTCAGCTCGCCCTTGGGCAGATGCGCGAACGTCTCGCGCACATTGTCGAGAAGCTGGCTGACATGGGGGTCCCGGTCCGGTGCGTCGGCCATGTTGTTGCTGCGTGCCAGCGGAGAGTTGAGCTGGCTTTCCAGTTCGCTGCGCAGCTTTTTCTGGAACTCCGCGAAGCCCGGAAATCCGAGCCTGCCGACAAAACGCAGGATGGTTGGTGAACTGACACCGGCGGCTTCCGCGAACTGGGCGACGGTGCCCAGGCCCTGCATCGGATAATTCGCCATCAGCGCATGGGCCGCCTTCTTTTCCGTGGCGGTGAATTCATCCAGACGGTCGCGGATCTCTTCCAGAAGGGGGCGTTCCATGGGCTTCGGCCTTTTTCCCATTGGTGCCGCTGAAATTCATTTGACAGCGGTCTCATTCTGCGTATCAAATATTACAGAAGTTAGCGAAGTCGGCAATCCTGTAATAAACATTACAAAGAAACAGGGTGGTCTTTCAGGGAGTTGGGAATGGGTGCAGGTCTCCCCGCAGGAGAAGTGAACCACGCTGTCGCGGTTGAAAATGCCGAGGGGGCAGGTCCGATCGTGCTTGTCTGCGACCATGCCTCCAACTTCTTTCCGCCTCCCTATGACACAAGCCTGAACGTCAGCGATGCCGACAAGAAAGCCCATATCGCCTGGGACCCGGGCGCGCTTGGCGTTGCCAGGGGGCTGTCGAAGGAGCTTGACGCGCCGCTCGTCTTCACAACGGTTTCCCGGCTGATCATCGACTGCAACCGGGAGGAAAACCGGCCCGACCTGATCCCGTGTCTGAGCGAAACCACCGAGATTGCCGGGAACAGGGACCTGAGCCCGGAAGAAAAGGCATTGCGCATCGATCTTGCGCACCGGCCCTTTCACACGGCGATCGACGAGGTGCTGAACCTGCGCAAGGGCAAGGGGCTGCCGAGTGCGGTCGTCTCGATCCATTCCTTCACGCCCGTCTACAAGGGCCAGTCCCGGCCGTGGGAGATCGGATTGATCTATGAGAGTGACCGGCGCCTGGCCGATCCGGTGCTGGCGGACCTGAAGGCCCGCGGCGACCTGACGGTCGGCGACAATGAGCCCTATTCGCCCGCTGATGGCGTCTATTACACGATCCACCGGCATGGAGAGGAACGGCAATTGCCCTGCCTGATGATCGAGATCCGCAACGACGAGATTACGACGCCGGAAGAGGAAGCCCGCTGGAGCACGCTGCTGGCACCGGTGCTGCAACGCGCCGCGCAGATGGTTGGGGGAGGTGCCCATGCTTAAGCTGGCCTGCCTCTATGTCCGCGCCGTCGACGGGTTCAACCGCGGGCTCGGCAAGGTGATCATGTGGGGTGTCTTCGTGATGGCGGCGATTCTGTTGTGGTCGTCGATTTCCAAGACGTTCTTCAATCCGTCGCTGTGGACGCTGGAAGTCGCCCAGTTCGCCATGGTCGCCTATTACGTTCTCGGCGGCCCCTATTCGATCCAGATGGGCTCGAACGTGCGCATGGATCTCTTCTACGCCGAGTGGAGCGTGCAGAAGAAAGCCTGGTTCGACGCCTTCACCGTGCTGCTGCTGATCTTCTACCTCTGTGTCCTGCTCTATGGCGCGCTCAATTCGACAGCCTATTCGCTCGGCTATTTCGGCAAGGATTCGATCGGCTTCTGGTGGGACCTCTTCATCACCTTCGTGACCGGCGGTCCGGACGCTGCGGCTGAGAAGCTCGGCTACATCGAGCGCAGCCCGACCGCCTGGCGGCCCTATCTGTGGCCGGTCAAATTCATCATGATCTTCGGTTTCTTCCTGATGCTGCTCCAGACCGTCTCTGAACTTCTGAAAGACATTGCCCGGATCAAGGGAGTGTCTCTCTGATGTCCTATGAGTTGATCGCTCTCCTGATGTTCTCGTCGATGATGCTGATGCTCCTGACGGGGCAGCGCGTCTTCGGCGCCATCGGCGGCATCGCGGCCATCGCGGCGCTGGCGCTGTGGGGCACCGGCGGCGGTGACATTCCGTTCTCCGCGGCCATGAAGCTGATGAAATGGTATCCGCTGCTGACCCTGCCGATGTTCATCTTCATGGGCTACGTGCTGTCGGAAACCAAGATCGCCGACGATCTCTACAAGATGTTCCATGTCTGGATGGGGCCGGTTCATGGCGGTCTCGCCATCGGCACGATCCTGCTGATGGTGCTGATCTCGGCCATGAACGGATTGTCGGTCGCCGGCATGGCCATCGGTGCGACCATTGCCCTGCCCGAACTTTTGAAACGCAAATACGACAAGCGCATGGTCACGGGGGTGATCCAGGCCGGGTCCTCCCTGGGGATTCTCGTGCCGCCCTCGGTGGTCTTGGTGCTCTATGCGATGATCGCCCGCGCACCGGTCGGCCAGCTCTGGTTGGCGGGCATCGTGCCCGGCCTGATGATGGCAGGTCTGTTCGTGGTCTATATCGCCGTGCGCTGCAAGATCCAGCCGGAACTCGGCCCGGTTCTGTCGAAGGAAGAACGGGAAGCGTCCAAGGATCAGAAATATCACCTGCTCCTGGCAGGCATCCTGCCGATCGTGATCTTCGCCGCCATGATGGTGCCCTTCGTGATGGGCTATACCAGCCTGGTCGAGGCCTCGGCGATCGGCGCGCTGACCGCGTTGCTCGCCTCGATCGTGCGCCGGCGCATGACCTTCGACATCCTGATCCTGTGCATGAAGAACACGCTCGGCATTTCCTGCATGTTCATGTGGATCATTCTGGCGGCCCTCGGTTTTGGCGCGGTGTTCGACGGGCTCGGCGCGGTCAAGGCGATCGAGAACCTCTTCACCGACCAGCTCGGCCTGTCGCCCTGGATGATCCTGATCCTGATGCAGCTGTCCTTCCTGGTGATGGGCACGTTCCTGGACGACACGGCGATGCTGGTGATCGTGGCGCCGCTCTATGTGCCGCTGGTGGCAACGCTCGACCTCGGCATGCCGGCGGGCGAGGTGCTGATCTGGTACGGCGTGCTCTACACGATCACCACGCAGATCGCCTACATGACGCCGCCCTTCGGCTACAATCTTTTCCTGATGCGGGCAATGGCGCCCAAGGATGTCACCATGCGCGACATCTACGGCTCGATCACGCCGTTCGTCGCGGTGATGATCCTGGCGCTCGTTCTCGTCATGGCTTTCCCGCAGATCGCGCTCTGGCTGCCGGATCTCGTGTACGGCAGGTAGGAGGATCTGAGGGCAACAACAAAACGTCCGGAGGAAACGGAGTTTGACTGCGGACATACCAGAGCCGGACAACGGCCGCACCGCTTGAAATGAAACTGGAACTTAGGGGAACTTGAGATGACCAACAGACGTGACTTTCTGAAAAAAGCCGGTCTTGGCACTGCCGCCGCCGCCGGTGCGACCACCCTCGCGGCCCCGGCCGTGCACGGCCAGTCGCAGATCAAATGGCGCCTGCAGACCTATGCCGGTCCGGCGCTGGCCGAACACGTGATCAAGCCGCATATCGATGCCTTCAACAAGGCCGCCAACGGCGAGATGGTGATCGAGCTCTACACCGCCGACCAGCTGGTTCCGACCGGTGAACTGTTCCGCGCGATGCAGCAGGGCACCATCGACGCCGTGCAGTCCGACGACGACTCGATGGCGTCTCCGACCGAAGTCACCGTCTTCGGCGGCTACTTCCCGTTCGCGTCCCGCTATTCCCTCGACGTGCCGGTGCTGTTCAACCAGTACGGCCTTAAGGAAATCTGGGAAGAAGAATATGCCAAGGTCGGCGTGAAGCACATCTCCGCCGGTGCGTGGGATCCGTGCCACTTCGCCACCAAGGACCCGATCCGCTCGCTGAAGGACCTGGAAGGCAAGCGCGTCTTCACCTTCCCGACGGCCGGCCGCTTCATGGCCCAGTTCGGCGTCGTGCCGGTCACCCTGCCGTGGGAAGACATCGAGGTTGCCGTCCAGACCGGCGAGCTTGACGGCATTGCCTGGTCGGGCATCACCGAGGACTACACCGTCGGCTGGGCGGATGTGACCAACTACTTCCTGACCAACAACATCTCCGGCGCCTGGGCCGGCTCCTTCTTCGCCAACCAGGAACGCTGGAACGAGCTTCCGGACCACCTGAAGTCGATGCTGCAGCTGGCCATGGATGCCTCCCACTACTATCGCCAGTGGTGGTACTGGGGCGGCGAAGCCAACCTGCGCGTCAACGGCACCAAGATGGAACTGACCTCCATTCCGGATGCCGAATGGGCAACCGTCGAAGAAGCCGCGACGGCCTTCTGGGACGAGATCGCGGCCGAAAGCCCGACCAAGGCGAAGGTCGTCGAGATCTTCAAGAAGTACAATCAGGACATGCAGAAGGCGGGGCGT carries:
- a CDS encoding TRAP transporter substrate-binding protein, whose translation is MTNRRDFLKKAGLGTAAAAGATTLAAPAVHGQSQIKWRLQTYAGPALAEHVIKPHIDAFNKAANGEMVIELYTADQLVPTGELFRAMQQGTIDAVQSDDDSMASPTEVTVFGGYFPFASRYSLDVPVLFNQYGLKEIWEEEYAKVGVKHISAGAWDPCHFATKDPIRSLKDLEGKRVFTFPTAGRFMAQFGVVPVTLPWEDIEVAVQTGELDGIAWSGITEDYTVGWADVTNYFLTNNISGAWAGSFFANQERWNELPDHLKSMLQLAMDASHYYRQWWYWGGEANLRVNGTKMELTSIPDAEWATVEEAATAFWDEIAAESPTKAKVVEIFKKYNQDMQKAGRPYRYT
- a CDS encoding TRAP transporter large permease; amino-acid sequence: MSYELIALLMFSSMMLMLLTGQRVFGAIGGIAAIAALALWGTGGGDIPFSAAMKLMKWYPLLTLPMFIFMGYVLSETKIADDLYKMFHVWMGPVHGGLAIGTILLMVLISAMNGLSVAGMAIGATIALPELLKRKYDKRMVTGVIQAGSSLGILVPPSVVLVLYAMIARAPVGQLWLAGIVPGLMMAGLFVVYIAVRCKIQPELGPVLSKEEREASKDQKYHLLLAGILPIVIFAAMMVPFVMGYTSLVEASAIGALTALLASIVRRRMTFDILILCMKNTLGISCMFMWIILAALGFGAVFDGLGAVKAIENLFTDQLGLSPWMILILMQLSFLVMGTFLDDTAMLVIVAPLYVPLVATLDLGMPAGEVLIWYGVLYTITTQIAYMTPPFGYNLFLMRAMAPKDVTMRDIYGSITPFVAVMILALVLVMAFPQIALWLPDLVYGR